The Cydia splendana chromosome 8, ilCydSple1.2, whole genome shotgun sequence genome contains a region encoding:
- the LOC134793163 gene encoding tRNA (guanine-N(7)-)-methyltransferase, which translates to MALPQKKYYRQRAHSNPIADHCFEYPAHPDDYDWSTLYPTLKDNEKRVEFLDVGCGYGGLLVTLSPMFPDNLMLGLEIRVKVSDYVNDRIKALRIQHPNQYQNVAVLRTNAMKYLPNFFHKGQLKKMFFLYPDPHFKKAKHKWRIINKWLLSEYAYILAEQGIVYTITDVKDLHDWMVTHFEDHPLFEKISDEELKSDPIVEKLYESTEEGQKVTRNNGDKFLAVYRRISDSMAKIKNPN; encoded by the exons ATGGCATTGCCTCAAAAGAAATACTATAGGCAACGTGCACATTCTAACCCCATTGCTGACCACTGTTTTGAGTA CCCTGCACACCCAGATGACTATGACTGGTCTACATTATATCCAACACTCAAAGATAATGAAAAAAGAGTTGAATTCTTAGATGTGGGTTGTGGATATGGAGGCTTGTTAG TGACTTTGTCTCCTATGTTTCCTGACAACCTCATGCTGGGATTGGAAATAAGGGTGAAGGTGTCCGATTATGTCAATGATAGAATAAAAGCACTAAGGATACAGCATCCCAACCAATACCAAAATGTGGCAGTTTTAAGAAcaaatgcaatgaaatatttacctaatttcTTTCACAAAGGCCAG CTTAAGAAGATGTTCTTCTTGTATCCAGATCCCCATTTCAAGAAAGCAAAACATAAATGGAGAATAATTAACAAATGGTTGTTATCAGAGTATGCTTATATTCTAGCAGAGCAA GGTATTGTGTATACTATCACAGATGTAAAAGATTTGCATGATTGGATGGTGACTCATTTTGAAGATCACCCTTTATTTGAAAAGATATCTGATGAAGAATTG AAAAGTGATCCAATTGTGGAAAAGCTGTATGAAAGCACTGAAGAAGGTCAAAAGGTGACAAGAAACAATGGAGACAAGTTTCTCGCAGTATATAGAAGAATTTCTGATAGcatggcaaaaataaaaaatcctaactga
- the LOC134793116 gene encoding superkiller complex protein 3, with the protein MADTKALLKEARKLIDDNNYKDAQECCKNILRKDKQNYIALVLLGKSLQDADQASLAYQKAIASKPDHPLAWHGLANYYERKDDESSKTKLITVYDEILKLQIEEDKALEIITKLGQLGCHLKSNEAVTTLLHYKDKVSDAKSLAAVEYQILELVKSGISCKEEDILPILKLLDQLYIKDPSSSLELLYAKVILQKSDYAKAVDEIIGLQFFSQNVVLREFLCKHICNRYVRDKSFNNIPIESLVDKITDGIENSKYPGLLKCMICFDKSEYLEAYKQCIPLINYQQAEITEATFIIKCAMMLEKWPVVQKLATNFLLKAKEPNFVLDLKRYLFLSLAKQRKWKQAISTASEIPIGTSSISEQAILAECYIETNENAEQIMEQLQSSEYHLQLQALFLLKQQKYAETVTLLQNLNDNPLCMFYLGKALWKLKDYEKSQINLLKAARLNPHHPETFLYLGHFYHDFKNDLEKSKKCYEKAHSLDSTNPKITRKLSEVYTKLELREADFELLIAAEKNTQESWLNFRLGLHYMSKRLWENAVVQFRNVIKSDQSNITAFECLADAYFSRGSYTSALRAYNKVMTANPSRSSHCLTKIGNIHSLLTQYEDAIATYENVLKIDANSMLALKGIAETWMRIAKKKVMAKVYGSARDCAQQAINYLIKALQKQKQFICLWKLLADTLIFVTTLPNKYAYAYMTDLLVQSDENIQTYQKLDIFPKVIACYSLVAKKNQQSASYELASSYFAFYQESRKLVNCHIAYKLTLQCIKEKPSHWRNWNLLGKICQFIKKFDLAQHCFIKALLVTRKWSVAKIWCNLGTLYLKLNHHKLANYCFWRGQSTLPSYPLSWIGQALIAEVIREEEAMDLLRHASRLGYHPESALGYADWVCRTLKKSSNYKENSELKYVIDGLHAIPYAIDLVEWYSTFEPNNACACTILGILQERFGLIRVAFKSYEKALQYADDENRNITFLNMGRILMRMERYDEAVKVYKAITEASLDSTCGLALALYKKGLYEESYAAYDAALHWLSNDDDDKADILVAMAGIVYMYKGADDAKTLLFHSIQISQKKPTPYSLFAICSLGLIHSDQSLSKLAVSEMHKYEMDSNFGFDIGFLKSYVLLCDENIDGAVKLLSDSLHDHPSNALLWFCMSQYCLRESNKRAKVASSCAQRALCLAHYGECKCNPAEIISTASIAEHFAGNQAKALLLAKEGLHMYPNQSEIWAALLFSLLPHKKWTERKDWLLAAAGHMRKHLEISRSLSRWVNLIEKKLSR; encoded by the coding sequence ATGGCTGACACTAAAGCATTGTTGAAGGAAGCAAGGAAGCTAATTGATGATAACAATTACAAAGATGCACAAGAATGTTGCAAAAATATTCTGAGAAAGGATAAACAAAACTATATTGCACTAGTGCTCCTTGGGAAATCACTACAAGATGCTGATCAAGCATCCCTAGCATATCAGAAGGCTATTGCAAGCAAACCAGACCATCCATTAGCTTGGCATGGTCTTGCCAACTATTATGAACGAAAAGATGATGAATCCTCAAAAACAAAACTGATTACTGTTTAtgatgaaatattaaagttgcAAATTGAAGAAGACAAagcattagaaataattacCAAACTTGGGCAACTTGGGTGCCATCTAAAAAGCAATGAAGCTGTCACTACACTTCTCCACTATAAAGACAAAGTTAGTGATGCGAAATCATTAGCTGCAGTAGAATATCAAATATTAGAACTTGTTAAGAGTGGTATTTCTTGTAAAGAAGAAGACATACTGCCAATTTTAAAGCTATTAGATCAGCTTTACATTAAAGATCCTAGTAGTTCTCTGgaactactttatgccaaagtGATTCTTCAAAAAAGCGACTATGCTAAAGCCGTTGATGAAATTATAGGACTTCAATTCTTCTCACAAAATGTTGTGTTACGGGAATTCCTTTGCAAACACATATGCAACAGATATGTTAGAGATAAGTCATTCAATAACATACCAATAGAGAGTCTTGTAGACAAAATAACAGATGGAATTGAAAATTCCAAGTACCCAGGCTTGCTGAAATGTATGATTTGTTTTGACAAATCAGAATATTTGGAAGCTTATAAGCAGTGTATCCCATTGATAAACTACCAACAAGCAGAAATTACAGAAGCAacatttattataaaatgtGCCATGATGCTTGAGAAATGGCCAGTTGTACAAAAGTTAGCTACTAATTTCCTCCTTAAAGCCAAAGAACCAAATTTTGTCTTGGATTTAAAAAGATACTTGTTTTTATCACTTGCCAAACAAAGGAAATGGAAACAAGCAATTTCTACAGCATCAGAAATACCCATTGGTACTTCGAGTATTAGTGAACAAGCTATTCTCGCAGAATGTTACATTGAAACAAATGAAAATGCAGAACAAATAATGGAACAGCTTCAGTCTAGTGAATACCATCTTCAACTCCAAGCTTTATTCTTACTGAAACAGCAGAAATATGCTGAAACAGTAACACTTCTTCAAAACCTTAATGACAATCCCTTGTGTATGTTCTACTTAGGCAAAGCACTCTGGAAACTTAAGGACTACGAAAAGAGCCAAATCAATTTACTGAAGGCAGCAAGACTTAACCCACACCATCCTGAAACATTTCTGTATTTAGGCCATTTCTACCATGATTTCAAGAATGATTtagaaaaatcaaaaaaatgttATGAGAAAGCACACAGTTTGGACAGTACCAATcccaaaataactagaaaattAAGTGAAGTTTACACAAAATTGGAACTAAGAGAAGCTGATTTTGAACTCCTGATAGCTGCAGAGAAGAACACACAGGAGTCTTGGTTGAATTTCAGATTGGGGCTACATTATATGAGTAAAAGATTGTGGGAAAATGCTGTTGTACAGTTTAGAAATGTTATCAAAAGTGATCAGAGCAATATTACTGCTTTTGAATGTTTAGCTGATGCATATTTTTCTCGGGGCTCATACACATCAGCATTAAGAGCTTATAATAAAGTAATGACAGCCAATCCTAGCAGGAGCTCACACTGTCTAACAAAAATAGGAAACATACATTCTCTCTTAACACAGTATGAAGATGCAATTGCTACATATGAGAATGTTTTAAAAATTGATGCTAATTCTATGTTAGCTTTAAAAGGCATAGCTGAAACATGGATGAGGATTGCGAAGAAAAAAGTAATGGCTAAAGTATATGGTAGTGCAAGAGATTGTGCTCAGCAAGCCATAAATTACCTTATCAAAGCATTACAGAAACAAAAGCAATTTATCTGTCTTTGGAAGCTTTTAGCAGATACTTTGATATTTGTGACCACTTTGCCAAATAAATATGCCTATGCATATATGACAGATTTACTTGTGCAATCTGATGAGAATATCCAGACATATCAAAAGCTAGACATCTTCCCAAAAGTGATTGCATGTTACTCTCTTGTTGCTAAAAAGAATCAACAATCTGCATCTTACGAGTTAGCATCATCTTACTTTGCATTCTATCAAGAATCACGGAAATTGGTTAATTGCCACATAGCTTATAAGTTGACACTTCAATGCATAAAGGAAAAGCCATCGCATTGGAGAAATTGGAATTTGCTCGGCAAAATATGTCAATTTATAAAGAAATTTGATCTTGCACAGCATTGTTTCATCAAAGCTTTACTTGTAACCCGAAAATGGTCTGTTGCCAAAATTTGGTGTAATCTGGGAACCCTGTACTTAAAGTTAAATCATCATAAGTTGGCAAACTACTGTTTTTGGCGTGGACAGTCCACTCTGCCTTCTTATCCTCTGAGTTGGATTGGACAGGCACTGATTGCAGAAGTCATTAGGGAAGAGGAAGCTATGGACCTTTTAAGACACGCGTCTCGACTTGGATACCACCCTGAAAGTGCACTTGGCTATGCTGATTGGGTGTGCCGCACATTAAAGAAGAGTAGTAACTACAAAGAAAACTCAGAATTAAAGTATGTTATAGATGGTCTCCACGCAATTCCTTATGCTATAGATCTTGTTGAGTGGTACTCGACTTTTGAACCTAATAACGCTTGTGCCTGCACCATTCTCGGAATCCTCCAAGAACGCTTTGGACTTATCAGGGTGGCATTTAAATCATATGAAAAAGCATTACAGTATGCAGATGATGAAAATAGAAATATTACCTTCCTGAATATGGGAAGAATATTGATGAGAATGGAGAGATATGATGAAGCAGTGAAAGTGTATAAAGCAATAACTGAAGCCAGCTTAGACTCTACATGTGGCTTAGCTCTTGCCCTCTATAAGAAAGGTCTTTATGAAGAATCATATGCAGCTTATGATGCGGCTCTGCATTGGTTGagcaatgatgatgatgacaaagcAGACATTCTTGTTGCTATGGCTGGCATTGTGTATATGTACAAAGGAGCAGATGATGCAAAAACTTTACTTTTCCATAGCATCCAAATATCACAAAAGAAGCCCACACCATACAGCTTATTTGCAATTTGTTCATTAGGACTTATACATTCTGATCAAAGTCTGTCTAAACTAGCTGTAAGTGAGATGCATAAATATGAAATGGATAGTAACTTTGGATTTGATATTGGTTTTCTTAAGTCTTATGTACTCTTATGTGACGAAAATATTGATGGAGCTGTAAAATTGCTTAGTGATTCTCTTCATGATCATCCAAGCAATGCCCTATTGTGGTTCTGCATGTCCCAGTACTGTCTTAGGGAATCAAATAAGAGAGCTAAAGTGGCCAGTAGTTGTGCTCAGAGAGCCTTGTGCTTAGCTCATTATGGGGAATGTAAATGTAATCCAGCTGAAATAATTTCTACTGCCAGCATCGCTGAGCATTTTGCGGGCAATCAAGCCAAGGCCTTGTTGTTGGCTAAAGAAGGCTTACACATGTATCCCAATCAGTCAGAAATCTGGGCTGCTCTTTTGTTTTCACTTTTGCCACACAAAAAATGGACGGAAAGGAAGGACTGGTTATTGGCTGCTGCTGGGCATATGCGTAAACATTTAGAAATCTCGCGCTCTCTAAGTAGATGGGTTAATCTTATTGAGAAAAAACTAAGTAGGTAA